One stretch of Saccharomonospora xinjiangensis XJ-54 DNA includes these proteins:
- a CDS encoding 50S ribosomal protein L25/general stress protein Ctc, translating into MSEVRLTVEPRTEFGKGAARRTRRAGKIPAVLYGHGIDPRHLALPALEFARVIRENGQNAVITLDVKDADSAEATQLALTKTVTVHPLKNYIEHVDLLVVKRGEKVTVEVPIVLTGQSAPGTLVTQDLDTVQVEADALNLPEQLEVSIDGATAGTQINASQVSLPKGSTLVTDPDALVVAVAESPSEAAMEGAVDIEGAGVVEDKPETSENA; encoded by the coding sequence GTGTCCGAGGTACGTCTGACGGTCGAACCACGCACCGAGTTCGGTAAGGGCGCCGCGCGCCGCACCCGCCGCGCGGGCAAGATCCCCGCGGTGCTCTACGGCCACGGCATCGACCCGAGGCACCTGGCACTGCCTGCCCTCGAATTCGCCCGCGTGATCCGCGAGAACGGGCAGAACGCTGTCATCACGCTGGACGTCAAGGACGCCGACAGCGCGGAGGCCACGCAGCTGGCCCTCACCAAGACCGTCACGGTCCACCCGCTGAAGAACTACATCGAGCACGTCGATCTGCTCGTCGTCAAGCGCGGTGAGAAGGTGACGGTCGAGGTCCCGATCGTCCTCACCGGCCAGTCCGCACCCGGCACACTGGTGACGCAGGACCTCGACACTGTCCAGGTCGAGGCCGACGCGCTGAACCTGCCTGAGCAGCTCGAGGTGTCGATCGACGGCGCCACGGCAGGCACGCAGATCAACGCCTCCCAGGTTTCCCTGCCGAAGGGCTCGACGCTGGTGACCGACCCCGACGCACTCGTCGTCGCCGTGGCGGAGTCCCCGAGCGAGGCCGCCATGGAGGGCGCGGTGGACATCGAGGGCGCCGGTGTCGTCGAGGACAAGCCGGAGACCTCCGAGAACGCCTGA
- a CDS encoding DivIVA domain-containing protein — protein MEITADDVDRAWFPPAPWGTRGYNRMQVDAFLSRVAATLEGRDTVTAADVHKVAFTLCPMGRRTVGYDPAAVDSFLRLVETALAARESATLPRAYVATALDHSHARAPLWRKLV, from the coding sequence ATGGAGATCACAGCCGACGACGTCGATAGAGCCTGGTTCCCTCCCGCCCCGTGGGGCACGCGCGGCTACAACCGCATGCAGGTCGATGCCTTTCTCAGCCGGGTCGCGGCCACCTTGGAAGGCCGTGACACCGTGACGGCGGCCGACGTGCACAAGGTGGCGTTCACACTGTGCCCGATGGGCCGCCGCACGGTCGGCTACGACCCGGCAGCGGTGGACTCGTTCCTGCGGCTGGTGGAGACGGCGCTCGCGGCCCGCGAGTCCGCCACGCTGCCGAGGGCGTACGTCGCGACCGCGCTCGACCACAGCCACGCCCGCGCACCGTTGTGGCGCAAGCTGGTCTGA
- a CDS encoding DivIVA domain-containing protein: MSFTAREISDIQFDNAPFGRRGYAKAEVDAFVSRIALTLAGKDTVTAAEVHHVRFGRPLLGRRGYDEEQVDEFLDLVERQLAQSSGLRPASATAEGLDR; the protein is encoded by the coding sequence ATGTCGTTCACCGCGCGAGAAATCTCCGACATCCAGTTCGACAACGCTCCGTTCGGTCGCCGCGGCTACGCCAAGGCCGAGGTCGATGCCTTCGTCAGCCGGATCGCCCTCACATTGGCGGGCAAGGACACCGTCACGGCCGCCGAGGTCCACCACGTCCGGTTCGGACGCCCGTTGCTGGGGCGGCGAGGCTACGACGAGGAGCAGGTGGACGAGTTCCTCGACCTCGTCGAGCGGCAACTCGCGCAGTCGAGCGGGTTGCGGCCCGCGTCGGCGACGGCGGAAGGTCTCGATCGCTGA
- the pth gene encoding aminoacyl-tRNA hydrolase → MTPDLPGTGEHVLLAGLGNPGPRYEGNRHNIGFLVLDEIADRIGGRFKAHKGGAEVCEGRLAGRRVVLAKPRSFMNLSGGPVAGTARFYKIGPEGVVVIHDELDLPYGSVRLKFGGGAGGHNGLRSITKSLGTQEYFRVRFGIDRPPGRMDPADYVLKDFSSTERRELALNIGLCADAVEALIGKGLAAAQNEFHGR, encoded by the coding sequence GTGACTCCTGATCTGCCGGGGACCGGCGAGCACGTGCTGCTCGCCGGTCTCGGCAATCCCGGACCTCGTTACGAAGGCAACCGGCACAACATCGGCTTCCTCGTCCTCGACGAGATCGCCGACCGCATCGGTGGGCGCTTCAAGGCCCACAAGGGCGGCGCGGAGGTGTGCGAGGGGCGTCTCGCCGGCCGCAGAGTCGTGCTGGCCAAACCGCGATCGTTCATGAACCTCTCCGGTGGCCCCGTCGCGGGCACCGCCCGGTTCTACAAGATCGGCCCCGAGGGCGTCGTGGTGATCCACGACGAGCTTGATCTTCCCTACGGGTCGGTGCGGCTCAAGTTCGGCGGTGGCGCGGGCGGCCACAACGGACTCCGCTCCATCACCAAGTCCCTCGGCACGCAGGAGTATTTCCGCGTCCGATTCGGTATCGACCGGCCGCCAGGACGCATGGACCCCGCTGACTACGTGCTGAAGGACTTCTCCTCCACCGAGCGACGCGAACTGGCGCTGAACATCGGACTCTGCGCCGACGCCGTCGAAGCGTTGATCGGCAAGGGATTGGCCGCCGCGCAGAACGAGTTCCACGGCCGCTGA
- a CDS encoding fatty acyl-AMP ligase, whose translation MSRFVETMVTTANAGGRQRGMVTGEPREPVRRTWFEVHERARRVAGGLIEAGLRPGGAVAVLAGAPELIAPTVQGVWLAGGSVTMLHQPTARTDLAKWAEDTLRVLGMIGSSLVALGEPFDGLAPVLDEHGIAYRSITDLLEAAPLPEPVPTGEDALALLQLTSGSTADPKAVKITHGNLFSNVTAMVRRAEFDFDTDVMVSWLPLFHDMGMVGFLTVPMTFGVELVKITPMDFLGGPLVWPELISRYRGTTTAAPNFAYAIVGRRLAKVDDDSAYDLSSLRIALNGAEPIDPTAVRTFTEAGSRFGMPAECVFPAYGLAEATLAVSFAPLFTGLTVDVVEAEALEVGDRAVAVPEGDPRRDTDEVRRFAVLGHPLPGLEARIVGEDGTERGEREVGEIQLRGEAVSPGYLTVDGPLDTRDAEGWFPTGDIGYLVDGQIVICGRKKDVIILGGRNVYPTDIERAASAVDGVRAGNAVAVRIDAGTRRERFAVVLESTVAGDTDAENALAKAVAARVRDAVDARPYAVVVLPKGSLPKTPSGKVKRAATATRYRELIDSRA comes from the coding sequence ATGAGTCGGTTCGTGGAGACGATGGTCACCACCGCGAACGCGGGTGGGCGGCAACGCGGGATGGTCACCGGGGAGCCAAGGGAGCCCGTGCGCAGAACGTGGTTCGAGGTGCACGAGCGGGCCCGCCGCGTCGCCGGAGGTCTGATCGAGGCCGGTCTCCGACCCGGCGGTGCGGTCGCGGTGCTGGCCGGTGCTCCCGAACTCATCGCGCCGACAGTGCAGGGCGTGTGGCTCGCGGGCGGCAGCGTGACCATGCTCCACCAGCCCACGGCACGGACCGATCTCGCCAAGTGGGCAGAGGACACGCTGCGCGTGCTCGGCATGATCGGGTCCTCGCTCGTCGCACTGGGGGAGCCGTTCGACGGTCTCGCGCCGGTGCTCGACGAACACGGCATCGCCTACCGCTCGATCACGGACCTGCTCGAAGCCGCGCCGCTTCCCGAACCCGTACCCACGGGTGAGGACGCGCTGGCGTTGTTGCAGCTCACCAGCGGCTCGACGGCCGACCCGAAGGCCGTGAAGATCACGCACGGCAACCTGTTCTCCAACGTCACCGCCATGGTGCGGCGTGCGGAGTTCGACTTCGACACCGACGTGATGGTGTCGTGGCTCCCGCTGTTCCACGACATGGGCATGGTCGGTTTCCTTACCGTGCCGATGACCTTCGGTGTCGAACTCGTCAAGATCACGCCGATGGACTTCCTCGGCGGTCCGCTCGTGTGGCCGGAGCTGATCAGCAGGTACCGGGGGACGACGACGGCCGCCCCGAACTTCGCCTATGCCATCGTTGGTCGCAGGCTCGCCAAAGTGGACGACGACAGCGCCTACGACCTGTCCTCCCTGCGTATCGCCCTCAACGGCGCCGAACCGATCGACCCGACGGCGGTGCGCACCTTCACCGAAGCCGGCAGCCGTTTCGGCATGCCTGCCGAGTGTGTCTTTCCGGCCTACGGTCTCGCCGAGGCCACGCTCGCGGTGTCGTTCGCGCCGCTGTTCACCGGTCTCACGGTTGACGTCGTCGAGGCCGAGGCACTGGAGGTCGGCGACCGCGCCGTGGCGGTGCCGGAGGGTGATCCTCGCCGCGATACCGACGAGGTGCGACGGTTCGCCGTGCTCGGACATCCGTTGCCTGGCCTCGAGGCCCGCATCGTCGGCGAGGACGGCACGGAGCGCGGGGAGCGCGAGGTCGGGGAGATCCAGCTTCGCGGGGAAGCGGTGTCTCCCGGCTACCTCACCGTGGACGGCCCTCTCGACACGAGGGACGCCGAAGGCTGGTTCCCCACCGGTGACATCGGCTATCTCGTGGACGGGCAGATCGTGATCTGCGGGCGCAAGAAAGACGTCATCATTCTCGGTGGGCGCAACGTGTACCCGACCGACATCGAGAGGGCCGCGAGTGCCGTTGACGGTGTCCGTGCGGGCAACGCCGTGGCGGTGCGCATCGACGCCGGAACCCGCAGGGAGCGGTTCGCCGTCGTCCTGGAGTCCACTGTGGCCGGTGACACCGATGCGGAGAACGCGCTGGCGAAGGCGGTCGCGGCCAGGGTCCGCGACGCGGTGGACGCCCGCCCCTACGCGGTCGTCGTGCTGCCGAAGGGCAGCCTGCCCAAGACCCCGTCCGGCAAGGTGAAGCGCGCCGCCACAGCGACGCGCTACCGGGAACTCATCGACTCGAGGGCCTGA